Proteins found in one Hevea brasiliensis isolate MT/VB/25A 57/8 chromosome 18, ASM3005281v1, whole genome shotgun sequence genomic segment:
- the LOC110640218 gene encoding UDP-glycosyltransferase 73C3 has translation MSAEVLVVPAFGQGHLFPCIELCKLIATHSYKTTLVIFSSLSSSVPSAFRENPLLHILEIPSPSGSVPIPMHADSRKQMHLCLENLLSNRSQNPKLPICAIVDVLVVMSWSADIFKKFHVPTIGFFTSGACSAAMEYAAWKGHLQIQHIKPGEIRFLPGLPEGMGLTVSDLKRRPHGHGPPPPGLVGPLGGPSQSKPKIMGPPAPGEQPPWVDDAEDSIAWMINTCDDLERPFIDYLADKVKKPIWGVGPLFAEEYWKSAGALVHDSKMRTIRLANITEESVIRWLDSKARGSVLYVSFGSSVDITKEEYPQLADALEASTHPFIWVLRPDAGRAGPPRGQSDSNNPEEGYYPHGLSEKVGERGLIICGWAPQLLILSHPSTGGFLSHCGWNSTMEGLGRGVPFLTWPLRGDQYYDAKLIVSHLKVGYSVCDDCLEKVKKDDIMKGIDKVMGDSEMKKRAKEIGAKFDKGFPATSLAALDAFSDFIKQTVA, from the coding sequence ATGTCTGCTGAAGTTCTTGTTGTCCCTGCTTTTGGACAGGGCCATCTCTTTCCTTGCATCGAGCTATGTAAGCTCATAGCTACTCACAGCTACAAAACTACCCTTGtcattttctcttctctctcctCTTCCGTCCCCTCCGCTTTCCGGGAAAACCCACTTCTCCACATCCTTGAAATTCCATCTCCGTCTGGATCCGTTCCGATTCCCATGCATGCTGATAGCCGGAAACAGATGCATTTATGCCTTGAAAACCTCCTCTCTAATCGCTCCCAGAATCCAAAACTACCCATTTGTGCCATTGTTGATGTGCTCGTTGTGATGAGTTGGTCGGCTGATATTTTCAAGAAATTTCATGTTCCAACGATTGGGTTCTTCACCTCCGGCGCCTGTTCCGCCGCAATGGAGTATGCTGCATGGAAGGGACACCTGCAGATACAGCATATAAAACCTGGAGAGATCCGTTTTCTTCCAGGGTTACCCGAAGGAATGGGTCTAACCGTCTCGGATCTCAAACGCCGGCCTCATGGCCATGGGCCTCCTCCACCTGGACTTGTAGGTCCACTAGGTGGGCCATCCCAATCGAAGCCGAAGATAATGGGCCCACCGGCGCCTGGAGAGCAACCACCGTGGGTTGATGACGCAGAAGATTCCATCGCTTGGATGATAAACACGTGTGATGATCTGGAGCGTCCATTTATTGATTACCTGGCCGATAAAGTTAAAAAGCCTATTTGGGGCGTGGGCCCGCTTTTCGCAGAGGAATATTGGAAATCAGCTGGCGCACTTGTTCATGATAGCAAAATGAGAACCATTCGACTGGCTAATATTACAGAGGAGAGCGTGATCCGATGGCTAGATTCAAAGGCACGTGGCTCAGTATTATACGTCTCATTTGGCAGTTCAGTGGACATCACTAAAGAAGAGTATCCACAGTTGGCTGACGCATTAGAAGCCTCGACCCATCCATTTATATGGGTGCTCCGACCAGATGCGGGTCGGGCGGGTCCTCCACGTGGACAGTCTGATTCAAATAATCCAGAAGAAGGATATTACCCACATGGGTTGAGCGAGAAAGTGGGTGAAAGGGGATTGATAATATGTGGATGGGCACCACAATTGTTGATACTGAGTCATCCATCAACAGGTGGATTTTTATCACACTGCGGATGGAATTCAACGATGGAGGGGCTAGGAAGAGGGGTCCCATTTTTAACATGGCCCTTAAGGGGTGACCAATACTATGATGCCAAGTTGATAGTGAGTCATCTTAAGGTGGGATACAGTGTATGTGACGATTGCTTGGAGAAGGTAAAGAAGGATGATATAATGAAGGGAATAGATAAGGTAATGGGAGACAGTGAAATGAAGAAAAGAGCAAAGGAAATTGGAGCTAAATTTGATAAAGGATTTCCAGCAACTTCATTAGCTGCTTTGGATGCATTTAGTGATTTTATTAAGCAAACTGTTGCTTAA
- the LOC110640217 gene encoding protein ENHANCED DISEASE RESISTANCE 2, which produces MSKVIYEGWMVRYGRRKIGRSFIHMRYFVLESRLLAYYKKKPQDNQVPIKTMLIDGNCRVEDRGLKTHHGHMVYVLSVYNKKEKYHRITMAAFNIQEALMWKEKIEFVIDQHQESQVSNGNKYVSFEYKSGMDNGRTASSSDHESQFSAQEDEDDAKPNLLRRTTIGNGLPDSVLDWTQDFESKLSSQNANNQAFSRKHWRLLQCQNGLRIFEELLEVDYLPRSCSRAMKAVGVVEATCEEIFELVMSMDGTRFEWDSSFQYGSLVEEVDGHTAILYHRLQLDWFSMFVWPRDLCYVRYWRRNDDGSYVVLFRSREHENCGPQPGYVRAHVESGGFNISPLKPRNGRPRTQVQHLMQIDLKGWGVGYISSFQQHCLLQMLNSVAGLREWFAQTDERGAPPRIPVMVNMASASVSSKRNLKQQESSVHPAPSLDQMNAASRNSIMDEYSDEEDEFQIAEEEQETYRTKHENDVKRAAFEEEPVEQIDLTCFSGNLRRDDRDKARDCWRISDGNNFRVRSKHFCYDKTKIPAGKHLMDLVAVDWFKDTKRMDHVARRQGCSAQVASEKGLFSLVFNLQVPGSTHYSMVFYFVTKELIPGSLLQRFVDGDDEFRNSRLKLIPSVPKGSWIVRQSVGSTPCLLGKAVDCNYIRGPTYLEVDVDIGSSTVANGVLGIVIGVITTLVVDMAFLVQANTTDELPERLIGAVRVSHIELSSAIVPKLDQDPS; this is translated from the exons ATGGTTTATGTTTTGTCTGTTTACAACAAGAAAGAAAAGTATCATAGAATCACG ATGGCAGCATTTAACATCCAGGAAGCACTAATGTGGAAGGAAAAAATTGAGTTTGTAATTGATCAG CATCAGGAGTCCCAAGTTTCAAATGGTAACAAATATGTCTCATTTGAATATAAATCTGGGATGGATAATGGCAGAACTGCTTCCTCATCAGACCATGAAAGTCA GTTCAGTGCGCAGGAGGATGAAGATGATGCTAAGCCCAATTTGTTGAGGAGAACAACAATTGGAAATG GTCTTCCTGACTCTGTATTGGACTGGACACAAGATTTTGAATCAAAATTATCAAGTCAGAATGCCAACAATCAAGCATTTTCTAGAAAGCATTGGCGTCTACTACAGTGCCAAAATG GACTCCGCATTTTTGAAGAGCTTCTTGAAGTTGATTACCTT CCAAGGAGCTGTAGCAGAGCAATGAAGGCTGTGGGTGTTGTTGAGGCTACCTGTGAAGAAATATTTGAACTTGTAATGAGCATGGATGGAACACGGTTTGA GTGGGACAGCAGTTTCCAATATGGTAGTTTAGTTGAGGAGGTAGATGGGCATACAGCAATCCTATATCATAGACTTCAGCTTGACTGGTTTTCAAT GTTTGTGTGGCCCCGTGACCTTTGCTATGTGCGCTATTGGCGGCGAAATGATGATGGCAGTTATG TTGTGCTATTTCGTTCTAGAGAGCATGAGAACTGTGGTCCACAACCAGGTTATGTGCGGGCTCATGTTGAGA GTGGAGGGTTCAACATTTCTCCTCTAAAACCTCGGAATGGAAGACCAAGAACACAGGTGCAGCATCTTATGCAGATTGATCTAAAAGGATGGGGTGTGGgttatatttcatcatttcagcAGCATTGTCTTCTTCAGATGTTAAATAGTGTTGCTG GACTGCGTGAATGGTTTGCCCAAACGGATGAAAGAGGTGCTCCTCCTAGAATTCCAGTTATGGTCAACATGGCCTCAGCTTCTGTTTCTTCAAAGAGAAATCTAAAGCAGCAAGAGTCCTCTGTTCATCCTGCGCCTTCTCTTGATCAAATGAATGCTGCAAGCAGAAACTCCATTATGGATGAATACTCTGATGAGGAGGATGAATTCCAAATTGCTGAGGAAGAACAAGAA aCATATCGAACTAAGCATGAGAATGATGTGAAGAGAGCAG CCTTTGAAGAAGAACCAGTGGAACAAATTGACTTAACCTGTTTCTCTGGTAATTTACGTCGTGATGACCGTGATAAGGCCCGTGACTGCTGGCGAATTTCTGATGGGAACAACTTCCGAGTTCGTAGCAAGCATTTTTGTTATGACAAAACAAAG ATCCCCGCTGGAAAACATTTAATGGATCTCGTTGCTGTTGATTGGTTCAAAGACACAAAAAGAATGGACCACGTTGCTAGGCGTCAAGGTTGTTCTGCACAA GTTGCTTCGGAGAAAGGGCTTTTCTCTCTGGTTTTTAATCTGCAA GTACCTGGTTCAACACATTATAGTATGGTATTTTACTTTGTGACAAAGGAATTAATACCTGGTTCTCTCTTGCAACGGTTTGTTGATGGTGATGATGAATTCCGCAATAGCAGGCTTAAACTTATTCCATCAGTTCCCAAG GGCTCATGGATTGTGCGCCAGAGTGTTGGAAGCACTCCTTGTTTATTGGGAAAAGCAGTCGATTGCAACTATATCCGTGGTCCCACATATTTAGAA GTTGATGTTGATATTGGTTCTTCAACTGTTGCTAATGGAGTTCTGGGGATTGTAATTGGAGTAATTACGACATTGGTGGTTGATATGGCTTTCCTTGTACAG GCAAATACCACAGATGAATTGCCAGAGCGGTTGATCGGTGCAGTTCGTGTTTCACACATAGAGCTCTCATCAGCTATAGTACCAAAACTGGATCAAGATCCGTCATGA